The Arachis duranensis cultivar V14167 chromosome 2, aradu.V14167.gnm2.J7QH, whole genome shotgun sequence genome has a window encoding:
- the LOC107473642 gene encoding protein trichome birefringence-like 14 isoform X1 — MKSGINYSFRGRPISLALAACFLFTILLWTWESNPIAATLRSAQEWYLMPSEFPTEVRIDSTGTQKLEESEGKSSTPITKNGTIPNANTVDSEAVGSFPAKSLEIQYNQDVRSPSSEDCNYAKGRWVAESRRPLYSGFGCKQWLSSMWSCRMTQRPDFSYEGYRWQPVNCDMPEFDSSSFLRKMKDKTIAFIGDSLGRQQFQSLMCMVTGGQENPEVQNVAWEYGLVKPRGAIRPDGWAYRFPKTNTTILYYWSASLCDLVPLNVLDKLSEVAMHLDRPPAFMRRFLDRFDVLVLNTGHHWNRGKLTANRWVMHVDGKPNEDKRIAEIPNAKNLTIHNVVRWLDSQLVSHPRLKAFFRTISPRHFYNGDWNTGGSCDNTIPFTNGSEVTQEGSMDQTIESALKGTKIKILDITALSQLRDEAHMSRYTARGIQNTSDCLHWCLPGIPDTWNELLVAQI; from the exons ATGAAAAGTGGAATTAATTATAGCTTCAGAGGGAGGCCTATTTCCCTAGCTCTGGctgcttgttttctttttacCATATTACTTTGGACATGGGAGAGTAATCCAATAGCTGCGACTTTAAGGTCAGCTCAAGAATGGTACCTCATGCCTTCAG AATTTCCTACAGAAGTCCGAATTGATTCAACAGGAACTCAAAAGCTGGAAGAAAGTGAGGGAAAATCCTCAACTCCAATCACGAAAAATGGAACCATCCCAAATGCAAATACTGTGGATTCAGAAGCTGTAGGATCTTTTCCTGCAAAATCTCTAGAAATTCAATACAATCAAGATGTTAGATCTCCCAGCAGTGAAG ATTGTAATTATGCCAAGGGCAGGTGGGTTGCAGAGAGTAGGAGACCACTTTATTCTGGATTTGGCTGTAAGCAGTGGTTATCCTCCATGTGGTCATGTAGGATGACACAACGGCCAGATTTCTCATATGAGGGCTACCGCTGGCAGCCAGTAAATTGTGATATGCCAGAATTTGACAGCTCTTCCTTCTTGAGAAA GATGAAGGACAAAACGATTGCATTCATAGGAGATTCGCTGGGCCGGCAACAATTTCAATCTCTGATGTGTATGGTCACTGGTGGACAAGAAAACCCTGAGGTTCAAAATGTTGCATGGGAATATGGTCTAGTAAAACCCCGTGGGGCTATTCGTCCTGATGGCTGGGCTTACAGGTTTCCGAAGACCAATACCACAATCTTATATTACTGGTCAGCTAGCTTATGTGATCTGGTTCCCCTTAATGTCTTGGACAAACTTTCCGAGGTTGCCATGCACTTGGATCGGCCACCAGCTTTCATGAGACGATTCCTTGATCGCTTTGATGTTTTGGTTCTTAATACAGGACACCATTGGAACCGGGGGAAACTTACTGCAAACAGGTGGGTAATGCATGTTGATGGAAAGCCCAATGAAGACAAAAGGATTGCAGAGATTCCCAATGCCAAAAACTTGACAATCCACAATGTTGTCAGATGGCTTGATTCGCAACTTGTCTCACACCCTCGACTCAAAGCTTTCTTCAGGACTATATCACCAAGGCATTTCTACAACGGGGATTGGAACACTGGTGGCAGTTGCGATAACACTATCCCGTTTACTAATGGCAGTGAGGTCACACAAGAGGGATCTATGGATCAAACTATTGAGAGTGCACTAAAGGGAACCAAGATCAAGATACTGGATATAACAGCCCTTTCACAATTGAGGGATGAGGCTCACATGTCACGCTACACTGCTAGAGGAATTCAAAACACAAGTGACTGTTTGCATTGGTGTTTACCTGGTATTCCGGATACCTGGAATGAACTCCTTGTTGCTCAGATATAG
- the LOC107473642 gene encoding protein trichome birefringence-like 14 isoform X3: MKSGINYSFRGRPISLALAACFLFTILLWTWESNPIAATLRSAQEWYLMPSGTQKLEESEGKSSTPITKNGTIPNANTVDSEAVGSFPAKSLEIQYNQDVRSPSSEDCNYAKGRWVAESRRPLYSGFGCKQWLSSMWSCRMTQRPDFSYEGYRWQPVNCDMPEFDSSSFLRKMKDKTIAFIGDSLGRQQFQSLMCMVTGGQENPEVQNVAWEYGLVKPRGAIRPDGWAYRFPKTNTTILYYWSASLCDLVPLNVLDKLSEVAMHLDRPPAFMRRFLDRFDVLVLNTGHHWNRGKLTANRWVMHVDGKPNEDKRIAEIPNAKNLTIHNVVRWLDSQLVSHPRLKAFFRTISPRHFYNGDWNTGGSCDNTIPFTNGSEVTQEGSMDQTIESALKGTKIKILDITALSQLRDEAHMSRYTARGIQNTSDCLHWCLPGIPDTWNELLVAQI, translated from the exons ATGAAAAGTGGAATTAATTATAGCTTCAGAGGGAGGCCTATTTCCCTAGCTCTGGctgcttgttttctttttacCATATTACTTTGGACATGGGAGAGTAATCCAATAGCTGCGACTTTAAGGTCAGCTCAAGAATGGTACCTCATGCCTTCAG GAACTCAAAAGCTGGAAGAAAGTGAGGGAAAATCCTCAACTCCAATCACGAAAAATGGAACCATCCCAAATGCAAATACTGTGGATTCAGAAGCTGTAGGATCTTTTCCTGCAAAATCTCTAGAAATTCAATACAATCAAGATGTTAGATCTCCCAGCAGTGAAG ATTGTAATTATGCCAAGGGCAGGTGGGTTGCAGAGAGTAGGAGACCACTTTATTCTGGATTTGGCTGTAAGCAGTGGTTATCCTCCATGTGGTCATGTAGGATGACACAACGGCCAGATTTCTCATATGAGGGCTACCGCTGGCAGCCAGTAAATTGTGATATGCCAGAATTTGACAGCTCTTCCTTCTTGAGAAA GATGAAGGACAAAACGATTGCATTCATAGGAGATTCGCTGGGCCGGCAACAATTTCAATCTCTGATGTGTATGGTCACTGGTGGACAAGAAAACCCTGAGGTTCAAAATGTTGCATGGGAATATGGTCTAGTAAAACCCCGTGGGGCTATTCGTCCTGATGGCTGGGCTTACAGGTTTCCGAAGACCAATACCACAATCTTATATTACTGGTCAGCTAGCTTATGTGATCTGGTTCCCCTTAATGTCTTGGACAAACTTTCCGAGGTTGCCATGCACTTGGATCGGCCACCAGCTTTCATGAGACGATTCCTTGATCGCTTTGATGTTTTGGTTCTTAATACAGGACACCATTGGAACCGGGGGAAACTTACTGCAAACAGGTGGGTAATGCATGTTGATGGAAAGCCCAATGAAGACAAAAGGATTGCAGAGATTCCCAATGCCAAAAACTTGACAATCCACAATGTTGTCAGATGGCTTGATTCGCAACTTGTCTCACACCCTCGACTCAAAGCTTTCTTCAGGACTATATCACCAAGGCATTTCTACAACGGGGATTGGAACACTGGTGGCAGTTGCGATAACACTATCCCGTTTACTAATGGCAGTGAGGTCACACAAGAGGGATCTATGGATCAAACTATTGAGAGTGCACTAAAGGGAACCAAGATCAAGATACTGGATATAACAGCCCTTTCACAATTGAGGGATGAGGCTCACATGTCACGCTACACTGCTAGAGGAATTCAAAACACAAGTGACTGTTTGCATTGGTGTTTACCTGGTATTCCGGATACCTGGAATGAACTCCTTGTTGCTCAGATATAG
- the LOC107473642 gene encoding protein trichome birefringence-like 14 isoform X2: MKSGINYSFRGRPISLALAACFLFTILLWTWESNPIAATLRSAQEWYLMPSEVRIDSTGTQKLEESEGKSSTPITKNGTIPNANTVDSEAVGSFPAKSLEIQYNQDVRSPSSEDCNYAKGRWVAESRRPLYSGFGCKQWLSSMWSCRMTQRPDFSYEGYRWQPVNCDMPEFDSSSFLRKMKDKTIAFIGDSLGRQQFQSLMCMVTGGQENPEVQNVAWEYGLVKPRGAIRPDGWAYRFPKTNTTILYYWSASLCDLVPLNVLDKLSEVAMHLDRPPAFMRRFLDRFDVLVLNTGHHWNRGKLTANRWVMHVDGKPNEDKRIAEIPNAKNLTIHNVVRWLDSQLVSHPRLKAFFRTISPRHFYNGDWNTGGSCDNTIPFTNGSEVTQEGSMDQTIESALKGTKIKILDITALSQLRDEAHMSRYTARGIQNTSDCLHWCLPGIPDTWNELLVAQI; encoded by the exons ATGAAAAGTGGAATTAATTATAGCTTCAGAGGGAGGCCTATTTCCCTAGCTCTGGctgcttgttttctttttacCATATTACTTTGGACATGGGAGAGTAATCCAATAGCTGCGACTTTAAGGTCAGCTCAAGAATGGTACCTCATGCCTTCAG AAGTCCGAATTGATTCAACAGGAACTCAAAAGCTGGAAGAAAGTGAGGGAAAATCCTCAACTCCAATCACGAAAAATGGAACCATCCCAAATGCAAATACTGTGGATTCAGAAGCTGTAGGATCTTTTCCTGCAAAATCTCTAGAAATTCAATACAATCAAGATGTTAGATCTCCCAGCAGTGAAG ATTGTAATTATGCCAAGGGCAGGTGGGTTGCAGAGAGTAGGAGACCACTTTATTCTGGATTTGGCTGTAAGCAGTGGTTATCCTCCATGTGGTCATGTAGGATGACACAACGGCCAGATTTCTCATATGAGGGCTACCGCTGGCAGCCAGTAAATTGTGATATGCCAGAATTTGACAGCTCTTCCTTCTTGAGAAA GATGAAGGACAAAACGATTGCATTCATAGGAGATTCGCTGGGCCGGCAACAATTTCAATCTCTGATGTGTATGGTCACTGGTGGACAAGAAAACCCTGAGGTTCAAAATGTTGCATGGGAATATGGTCTAGTAAAACCCCGTGGGGCTATTCGTCCTGATGGCTGGGCTTACAGGTTTCCGAAGACCAATACCACAATCTTATATTACTGGTCAGCTAGCTTATGTGATCTGGTTCCCCTTAATGTCTTGGACAAACTTTCCGAGGTTGCCATGCACTTGGATCGGCCACCAGCTTTCATGAGACGATTCCTTGATCGCTTTGATGTTTTGGTTCTTAATACAGGACACCATTGGAACCGGGGGAAACTTACTGCAAACAGGTGGGTAATGCATGTTGATGGAAAGCCCAATGAAGACAAAAGGATTGCAGAGATTCCCAATGCCAAAAACTTGACAATCCACAATGTTGTCAGATGGCTTGATTCGCAACTTGTCTCACACCCTCGACTCAAAGCTTTCTTCAGGACTATATCACCAAGGCATTTCTACAACGGGGATTGGAACACTGGTGGCAGTTGCGATAACACTATCCCGTTTACTAATGGCAGTGAGGTCACACAAGAGGGATCTATGGATCAAACTATTGAGAGTGCACTAAAGGGAACCAAGATCAAGATACTGGATATAACAGCCCTTTCACAATTGAGGGATGAGGCTCACATGTCACGCTACACTGCTAGAGGAATTCAAAACACAAGTGACTGTTTGCATTGGTGTTTACCTGGTATTCCGGATACCTGGAATGAACTCCTTGTTGCTCAGATATAG